The Trichoderma asperellum chromosome 6, complete sequence region GCTTCCGTATGCCTCCCAATAATATATCATGCAATCTCATATACTCTCCTTTCATCGCGAGTAAAGGCTCCACAAATTTACTGCTTCGACCCTCCATTCATCTTCAAGTTCCTAAAGCAATCATTACATCATGAAATTTCTGCTTTATATTGGTGCTCTCACCGCCACTCTTCCCTCTGTTTCGGGCTCAGGTTCGGTTCAAACAATGGTTCCTGCTTGCCCTCCTCGGCCAGCCACTCCACTGGAGCAACGAGAGATCTTTTATGCCTTCGTGAATGAATTCAATGTTCAGAAAAACATTCAAGAGGCATTCAACAATTACGTTTGGGTCGATTACATTCAGCATAACCCATCCATTGGACAGGGTCGAGATGCTGCTATCACTGCGCTTTCTAAGATTCCACGCGTCAACAACACCATTGTTCACCAAACTTTCATTAACAATACTGGTTTTGTGCATCACTATGAATTTTCCACGCCGCCAGTTAAGATCATGGATGCTTATCGAATGAATGGAAGCTGCATCGTGGAACACTGGGACGTTATTG contains the following coding sequences:
- a CDS encoding uncharacterized protein (EggNog:ENOG41~SECRETED:SignalP(1-19)); this translates as MKFLLYIGALTATLPSVSGSGSVQTMVPACPPRPATPLEQREIFYAFVNEFNVQKNIQEAFNNYVWVDYIQHNPSIGQGRDAAITALSKIPRVNNTIVHQTFINNTGFVHHYEFSTPPVKIMDAYRMNGSCIVEHWDVIANLTLGEIDPTPL